Below is a window of Conger conger chromosome 16, fConCon1.1, whole genome shotgun sequence DNA.
actcacactcacactcacactcacactcacactcacactcacactcacactcacactcacactcacactcacactcacactcacactcaacactcaacactcaacactcaacactcaacactcaacactcaacactcaacactcaacactcacactcacactccgaCGGCAactggctgccacgcaaggcgccgaccagctcgtcaggatgCATTCAGGGGTTACgcgtcttgctcggggacacttcgacacacccagggcggttATAGTGCACTGAATCCTCCAGCCGGCCTCCAGTCACTCACCGCCATGTAGGGCCGACAGCCTGCATCCCTGGTCTTGGCGATGGAGTCCACCAGCTGTCCACTAATGCCGAAATCGCAGAGCTTGATGTTGCCCTTCCTGTCCAGGAGGATGTTGGACGGCTTGATGTCTGGAGGACACAGAGACAACGAATCAAAATGGTGGCGCCGATTCAAAATGGCGGCACTCGCATATTTCCCCAGTCGCTCGACGTTATCTTCAACGTTGTCAGGGTGATCAAGCAGAAGTCTGtttcaaataatgaaattgtTTGGGGTTAAGTAACTCTAAAGGCGTGGGGCATATAGATAGCAGAactaaatgtaaatatgttcagatttcccacaatgcaacgcTCAATATCAAACGGTGGCTACAGCGATGTTTAGAATGCAGAGGGCTCCATCTGCCAccattgaaaacaaaataaaaaataaaaaataaaaactggaaGTGAGTCAGATATTCAAAAAGCAGGAAAGATTTCATAAGAATAGGAAAAGGAAGTTGAGGAATATTCAAAGAACTTAagaaaacatttgtttagaaAGACAGGGGGAGACGGTTCTTACCTCTGTGAATTATTTTCAAGTTTTCTTTTAAGTGGTTAAGTGCTTTCACAGTCTGGAGGAAGACAGGCAtgaacaggagggggggggggggtcatgagATATCAAAAGGCAAAGGAATGTAAAAAAACTCCAAACTGTAAATAAAGTGACAACTTACAGCTAATGTTATTTTGCCTAATATTTCCTCTGGAATCACATGGTCTaatgaacaataaacatatttgtagaATTTGTCAAAGGAGGTAGACATCAGCTCCATGCATATCCAGCAGTCTCcctgaaggaaagaaagaacaaaCTGATTCATATactttcataaataattttacatGGATGGATATTTCCTCACAATTCAGATCATATACAGtcgagagatgctcttctgcagaccactgttgtaatgtgtggttatttgtgttactgtcgccttcctgtcagctttgaccagtctggcccttctcctctgacctctctcattaacaatgcgtttctgcccacagaactgcttctcactagAAGTtcttagttttttgcaccactctgcaaactctacagactgttgtgcatgaaaatccaaggcGATCAGCCACTTCTGTGATACTGAAATCACCccgtctggcagcaacaatcattccatggtcaaagtcactctgatcacatttcttccccattctgacatttcttATGAAAAAGAGCAGAAGCTCTTGACCACACCTGCATGCTGGTGCCACACGAGGGCCGATCAGATAttaacattaacaagctggtgtacaggtgtacctaataaagtgcacacagTCTCAAAGGAGAATAAAACCTACAAATTCTAGGTTACACAGGCAGTTCCTTAGCAACCGTATTAATTAGTCAACATAGCATTCACGCAGTTCGGTAGAAAATGTAAcagatatattttaaaaaatgagcgTAATGTAAATAAGACGTTGTTTTCGCCGGTTTTGTGCGAGATGGCCGACCTCGCGGAAGAGGGCCCCGTAGAACTGGACGATGTACGGACAGTCACTGCTCCTCATGACCACGTCCAGGTCCATCAGCAGCTGCTTCTGCTCCTTCTCATCCACCGTCGACCGGATCCGCTGCAACCCAGACATGACCGTACATTAGAGTCCAAGAGATCCAAAACTGATCCTCTGACcaaaacatgaccgtacattaGAGTCCAAGAGATCCAAAACTGATCCTCTGACcaaaacatgaccgtacattaGAGTCTAAGAGATCCAAAACTGATCCTCTGTGACCGAGATATGAACGTCTGAGTCTCACAGAAGTCGTCTGATCGATTATGACTTATGTCCCTGTCCACAGACAGAGGTGACGACCACAGACAGAGGAGAAGATGATCACAGACCAAAGTAATGATCAAAGACAGGAGAGGATGATCACAGACCGAGGTAACGATCACAGGCAGGAATAGATGATCACAGAGAGAAGAGGATGATCAGGCAGGGGTAACGATCACAGACAGGACAGGATGATCACAGACAGGAGAGGATGATCACAGACCGAGGTAACGATCACAGGCAGGTATAGATGATCACAGAGAGAAGAGGATGATCAGGCAGGGGTAACGATCACAGACAGGAGAGGTTGATCACAGACTGAGGAAATGACCACAGACAGAAGGTGGAGGATGATCACAGACAGGAGGTGGAGGATGATCACAGACAGGAGGTGGAGGACGATCACAGACAGGAGGTGGAGGACGATCACCTTGACGGCCATGATCTGTCCGCTGGGCTTGTGCACCATCTTGTTGACGGAGCCGTAGGCCCCGCGGCCGATCTCCCCCAGGTCCTTCAGGTCCTCTGCGGTGAAGTCGCAGTGCTGCTCGGGGGAGATCTTCAGCTTCCCCGACGACTCGATGCTGTGCGTCCGCAGCCGTTCGCTGAAGGCCGCCATTTTAACGTCAACTCCCACACTTCAACAgctcatcacattacattacattacattacattacattaatggcatttggcagacactcttatccagagcgacgtacagttgattagactaagcaggagacaatcctccccctggagcaatgcggggttaagggcccaaaggctgtgcggatcttatagtggctacaccgggattagaaccaccgaccttgcgggtcccagtcacttaccctaaccactacgctacaggccgcccatgttcattactgaaatactgaaagtctgtaaatctttcattttaaaactaaaaaacatacatttgaaaAGAGACACAAACCCCTCAATTAAGTCAACTTATGTTAACTACTTCTACTAACTGCTGCTAAACCAGGCTTGTATTCTTTCCCgcataataatttttttaattcagaaagCGGTGCATCTTTGCAGAGCTCCGAAGCTTTGCTGTGtttcgtttttgttttgtattgtattgcagCAGCTATTAtcaaaagcaacttacagttgacttgactaagcaggggagaaTCCCCTCCGGGAGCAATGTGCGGTTAAGGGCCTGTAAGTCCATTTCGATAAAAGTGTCAGCGACATTACAAATACGGGAGCTCTGAGCCAATGTGAAACAGTAGGGTAGATGGCCGGCTCCATTTTGTCTCTCGCTCAGAAGAGCGGGCCTGAACGCTCCACTCACATGTGTGGGTTCTGGAAAGGAGGGCCCGCTGTGTTGAGGGTGAATCTGGCGGTGGGCTTGATCGGCGGATTGGCGAAATTTAACTTCAGCGCTTTGCGTTTGCCtgagacgggggagagagaaagacattgAATGCAAGGAGCACGGCTCGCATCACACAGGGAGGGACCAGGCCCCTGCTTTTCACTGGCGCAGACCACAgcgcacgtgcacgcacacacacatttatacgcCACACATAAACGTGTGTAAATGAGAGAACACAACTGGAGGACACATCGAAATGAACAGAATGccatacggggggggggggggaactcaaattcaaaagaaaagaTTCAAATCTATGACGGCCGACTAAAAACCATAGAAGGAAAAAATGGAACTACATGCGTCTGAAAGAGCAGGGAGGGTTTTCACTATTAACACATTAGTTTTGATTAgcaattacataaaaacagttcCCTTGAAGCTCTTGGCTGTAATTACTGGACAAGACCTGTCCACTTAACCCAGCTAGGCTAGGGAAAAGTTTACATACCTTTCAACCATAGATTAATGCACAGCTACCTACAGGGTTGTTCTGTAAACCTAGGAACGAACTCATGGAAAATAATGGTCAAGAAATCTGACCAGTACGAGTTGCTGCAGGACAACCTGAGAATGCCGAGGTCCCCCAACTCCTCCAATATTATCTTAGCATACACATTTTCCACCATGTTCCATATTAACGGATCCAAACCTATGAGAATTAACCCTTTCACAGTGATCTAAGAGCAGTCTTCTCTCAGTGGAAGTGAATACCGATAACCCCGATGACAGAGCTGTACCTCTGATCAGATGGTATGAGCTTATGTTTAACCGGCTAGCCACAAACGTGCTCACAAGAAAGGATCCATTTCCTCTACCAATGCTCCACTAAACTATCCTGGCACAAATGTAAAAACCGAAACATACCTATCAGGACAGAATGCCTCACGCATTTTTGGGGAATAATTACTCATTTCCAGAGAGAGGACACGGCGCACACATGCCAGTTATAACCCTGTGGGGAGCGCAGACACGGTACCATGGCAACTGGGTGGCAGTCAGCATCGAGCGGGTGCATCTTATCTCAGAGGCTGTCTCTTCACATAAATCTGTGAAACTGCACTGAAAAGACTATCCCGTCCCAGCAAAGTCTGTGTGGACGACACGGTAACAATATAAACGTCCAAAACAACCCAGAAAGAGACAGGACTGAGGACCTACTGAAATCACTGATGAATGAGAACAGACAATATTCACTGTCAACATGCACACTTTCATAAACACGCGCCCCTTCAGTGGCAAgaattttaaatcttttttttttccctaataTCATTAcccacatttaaaatataagtTTAAGGCCGTCAGACAGGCATAAAGAAATGACAGCAATATGAGAGCAGtataacaaataaaatttaaaaaaaaataaaaaaaagtatgagATGCGCACAAAATGAAGTTTCATATCCATGTAGGCCAACTCTAAAAACCACAGAAGGaaattttttttactaaatgcCTTACAGAGCATTGAGAGTCCTCGTAAAATTCACTCCCGATTAGAAAAGACACCAAAATGGCTTCCCTTGAAGGACTCGGCGACAATTGGTGACAAGAACTGTCCATTTAGCCCGTCATATTCATTCTCATTTACGATTTAGCCGACACACTCAGGGAAAGGGCACAGTTGCACGTCACATAATCATAAATCCTGTAAAGACTGTGCAAACAAACGCTATCCCTGagtttctgttttttccccagaGGAAGACTCTCGATGCCCTTTCAGGACTGAACGCACTGGTACACAGAGGACGCTGAAGGAGGTTCAGGATGACGTGACGCAGGCAGAACCGAAACGGGAAAATAAAGGCGTAAAATCATGCAAGGGGCCCACAACAGAATCGGTTTGACGCCGatggcggggcggggcgggactgacgggggggggcaggggggtgggggggttctcACCGTGGGTCCACAGGAAGTCaggagggtgggggagtgaTGGGAGCCAATgaaaagggggggagagaaatcGTCAATTAACTCTTTTTCTTTCTAGGGCCCCCGCAGTGgcacagagaaacacaacatTTCATGAGGGTTTGAACGACAGAGAATCGAACGGCCGAACGGGTGCAGGGAGCCGGAAGAGACAGTCCTGCGCACAGTGATTTATGGAGTCCAACCCCGAGCACAGAACAttccggaaaaaaaaacacctagaGCTGGTCATCAATATCCCCATACCCCACCTTCTTACTGTCGGTGGGAGTAAAATAtgaacaacagcagcagaagaatggTGAGTTTACCAAAAGCCTCACGCAATTTGAGAACTAAATGGCTTATGAGAGTGAAGTTGGGACATTTTGAATGTTTCTGTGGCCATcg
It encodes the following:
- the LOC133114435 gene encoding dual specificity mitogen-activated protein kinase kinase 4-like isoform X2, translating into MATHSPSTNSTTTSSHNSNSAGSTALPHHHQSQSQHITTMSSMQETNTCWRCQSDTALKLNFANPPIKPTARFTLNTAGPPFQNPHIERLRTHSIESSGKLKISPEQHCDFTAEDLKDLGEIGRGAYGSVNKMVHKPSGQIMAVKRIRSTVDEKEQKQLLMDLDVVMRSSDCPYIVQFYGALFREGDCWICMELMSTSFDKFYKYVYCSLDHVIPEEILGKITLATVKALNHLKENLKIIHRDIKPSNILLDRKGNIKLCDFGISGQLVDSIAKTRDAGCRPYMAPERIDPSASRQGYDVRSDVWSLGITLYELATGRFPYPKWNSVFDQLTQVVKGDPPQLSNSEERQFSPKFIAFVNLCLTKDESKRPKYRELLKHAFILMYEERSVDVATYVCRILDQMPASPSSPMYVD
- the LOC133114435 gene encoding dual specificity mitogen-activated protein kinase kinase 4-like isoform X1, whose amino-acid sequence is MATHSPSTNSTTTSSHNSNSAGSTALPHHHQSQSQHITTMSSMQETNTCWRCQSDTGKRKALKLNFANPPIKPTARFTLNTAGPPFQNPHIERLRTHSIESSGKLKISPEQHCDFTAEDLKDLGEIGRGAYGSVNKMVHKPSGQIMAVKRIRSTVDEKEQKQLLMDLDVVMRSSDCPYIVQFYGALFREGDCWICMELMSTSFDKFYKYVYCSLDHVIPEEILGKITLATVKALNHLKENLKIIHRDIKPSNILLDRKGNIKLCDFGISGQLVDSIAKTRDAGCRPYMAPERIDPSASRQGYDVRSDVWSLGITLYELATGRFPYPKWNSVFDQLTQVVKGDPPQLSNSEERQFSPKFIAFVNLCLTKDESKRPKYRELLKHAFILMYEERSVDVATYVCRILDQMPASPSSPMYVD
- the LOC133114435 gene encoding dual specificity mitogen-activated protein kinase kinase 4-like isoform X4 translates to MTWDRKPPPMGQTNTCWRCQSDTALKLNFANPPIKPTARFTLNTAGPPFQNPHIERLRTHSIESSGKLKISPEQHCDFTAEDLKDLGEIGRGAYGSVNKMVHKPSGQIMAVKRIRSTVDEKEQKQLLMDLDVVMRSSDCPYIVQFYGALFREGDCWICMELMSTSFDKFYKYVYCSLDHVIPEEILGKITLATVKALNHLKENLKIIHRDIKPSNILLDRKGNIKLCDFGISGQLVDSIAKTRDAGCRPYMAPERIDPSASRQGYDVRSDVWSLGITLYELATGRFPYPKWNSVFDQLTQVVKGDPPQLSNSEERQFSPKFIAFVNLCLTKDESKRPKYRELLKHAFILMYEERSVDVATYVCRILDQMPASPSSPMYVD
- the LOC133114435 gene encoding dual specificity mitogen-activated protein kinase kinase 4-like isoform X3; protein product: MTWDRKPPPMGQTNTCWRCQSDTGKRKALKLNFANPPIKPTARFTLNTAGPPFQNPHIERLRTHSIESSGKLKISPEQHCDFTAEDLKDLGEIGRGAYGSVNKMVHKPSGQIMAVKRIRSTVDEKEQKQLLMDLDVVMRSSDCPYIVQFYGALFREGDCWICMELMSTSFDKFYKYVYCSLDHVIPEEILGKITLATVKALNHLKENLKIIHRDIKPSNILLDRKGNIKLCDFGISGQLVDSIAKTRDAGCRPYMAPERIDPSASRQGYDVRSDVWSLGITLYELATGRFPYPKWNSVFDQLTQVVKGDPPQLSNSEERQFSPKFIAFVNLCLTKDESKRPKYRELLKHAFILMYEERSVDVATYVCRILDQMPASPSSPMYVD